The nucleotide sequence GGGGACAGCGGGGGTATCGGTCCGTCCCCGGCGGCGGCGGGACACACGGCAGGGACGATGGCGAGAATCGGGACGAGACACAGCGATCTCCTCAAGGCCCACCTCCTCCGGATGACGGAAGATACGCGGTCCGATCTCCCGTGGAGTGCCGCGCAGATGGCGCGGGGCTGCCGGGAGCCCCGGTCACCTGACGTAGCCGAGATCTCTCAGGGAGCCGTCGAGCTCGCTCTCCCCGGCCGTGGCACGTTCCCGGCCCGGACGGACGGCCAGGTAGTCGGCGAGGTCGAGCAGCAGTACGCTGTCGGGAGGCAGCGGGCACGTTTCGGACGGATCGGTCGAGAGATCGTAAGTGACCTCCTCTCCGGTATCCATGTCCCGTATGAGCACGAGATCGCCTCTCCGGACGGAAACCAGAGCCGCCCGCTTGGGCTCGCTGGACGGTACGTACCGGTCCGTGCACGGACCCGCCGAGAGATCCACCCCTTCGACGCCCCCGGGAACCGGTACGCCCGCTCTGGCCAGGATCGTGGGCATTATGTCCATGGAGGCCGCCAGATCGGTCCTCTCCGCCCCGCGCGGGATCCCCGGCCCGTTCGCGATGAGAGGTATCCGGAGCACCTCCTGGAAGAGGGTCTTCCCGTGGCCGCATCCCCCGTGCTCGAGGAACTCCTCGCCGTGATCGGCCGTGACTATCACGAGAACGTCGTCCGCCCGGCCCGTGCTCCTGACTGCAGCGAGCAGCGTGCCGATCGCGGCATCCTGGAAGCGGACCTCCCCGTCGTACCTCGCAGTCAGCGAGGCAAGCTGTCCGGGGCGCAGCACCTCGTCCGACTCTCCGACCATCCAGAGGCTGTCGTCGGGCCATGGCACCCGTCCCGGCACGAACATCGTGTCGAAAGGCGAGGGGGGCGAGTACGGCTCGTGGGCCTCGTAGAGGTGAATCATCGCGAACCAGCGTTCTCCCGGGGGCAGCGAGTCGATCCAGCCCCGGAAGCTCTCTGCCACGTTCCCGTACTGGTGCCCCCCGGTCCCGTAGCAGATGAACGTATCGAAACCCGCGTCGAAGCCGAGGCCTGCCGAGAACCATGCCGAGCTGAAGCAGCCGAATGTCGCGTATCCGGCATCCCGGAGAACGGTTGCGAGGGTCGGGGTCGCCGGATCGAGGCCGTAGACCCT is from Candidatus Fermentibacter sp. and encodes:
- a CDS encoding sulfatase, whose amino-acid sequence is MLSASPLFLTGCGRPPRIEGPDVLLVVLDAVRADHLGCYGYHRDTSPCLDSLAGTGTVFTDARSQSSWTMPSAATILTGMSPQGHGCRAGADRVYGLDPATPTLATVLRDAGYATFGCFSSAWFSAGLGFDAGFDTFICYGTGGHQYGNVAESFRGWIDSLPPGERWFAMIHLYEAHEPYSPPSPFDTMFVPGRVPWPDDSLWMVGESDEVLRPGQLASLTARYDGEVRFQDAAIGTLLAAVRSTGRADDVLVIVTADHGEEFLEHGGCGHGKTLFQEVLRIPLIANGPGIPRGAERTDLAASMDIMPTILARAGVPVPGGVEGVDLSAGPCTDRYVPSSEPKRAALVSVRRGDLVLIRDMDTGEEVTYDLSTDPSETCPLPPDSVLLLDLADYLAVRPGRERATAGESELDGSLRDLGYVR